A genomic segment from Xiphophorus maculatus strain JP 163 A chromosome 6, X_maculatus-5.0-male, whole genome shotgun sequence encodes:
- the neurod6 gene encoding neurogenic differentiation factor 6, translated as MLTRGDKLTLPFEVPHMMCEPRFGANYPRESLPDSLQQPERQQRPTARSDPQMMREAEDDLSDREEDEREDDQDENGLQKKRGPRKKRPGKEQVDRAKLRRHEANARERSRMHGLNAALESLRKVVPCYSKTQKLSKIETLRLAKNYIWALSETLSAGKRPDLLAFVQTLCKGLSQPTTNLVAGCLQLNARNFLTDHNGEVMFSGRSPYEAMYSYTSSDMNSPPGHSGGALDTGSKPFRHCSYSSAYETYFENPSPDSGSPHFDGQLSPPINFNGIFSLKHDDPQDYGKSSHYGVRYCGAPGRSALASNSMYRVSPEARFPYDLHVRSQSFQTQGEVNGSYHN; from the exons ATGCTGACCAGAG GAGATAAGTTGACGCTGCCATTCGAGGTACCTCATATGATGTGTGAGCCGCGCTTTGGTGCCAACTATCCCCGCGAAAGCCTGCCTGACAGCCTGCAACAGCCGGAGCGACAACAGCGCCCCACAGCCAGATCCGACCCTCAGATGATGAGGGAGGCCGAGGACGACCTTTCCGACAGGGAGGAAGACGAAAGAGAGGACGACCAGGACGAGAACGGGCTACAGAAGAAACGGGGGCCGCGGAAAAAGAGGCCCGGCAAGGAGCAGGTGGACAGGGCCAAACTCCGGCGCCATGAAGCCAACGCCCGGGAGCGCAGCCGAATGCACGGCTTGAACGCCGCGCTGGAGAGTCTGCGCAAAGTTGTGCCGTGCTACTCGAAAACTCAGAAACTGTCCAAGATCGAGACGCTAAGACTGGCAAAAAATTACATCTGGGCCCTATCAGAGACCCTGAGCGCGGGGAAGAGACCGGACCTCCTCGCTTTTGTGCAAACTTTGTGCAAAGGATTATCTCAGCCTACCACCAACTTGGTGGCGGGCTGTTTGCAGCTGAATGCCAGAAATTTTCTCACGGATCACAATGGAGAGGTGATGTTTTCGGGCAGGTCGCCCTACGAGGCTATGTACTCGTACACCAGCTCGGACATGAACTCGCCCCCGGGCCACAGCGGCGGCGCGCTGGACACCGGCTCCAAACCTTTCCGACACTGCAGCTACAGCAGCGCCTACGAAACTTACTTCGAGAACCCGTCCCCGGACAGTGGGAGCCCGCATTTTGACGGCCAGCTGAGCCCCCCGATAAACTTCAATGGAATTTTTTCCCTAAAACACGACGACCCGCAAGATTATGGGAAAAGCAGCCACTATGGCGTGCGCTACTGTGGCGCGCCAGGGCGCTCGGCCCTCGCATCTAACTCAATGTACCGAGTCTCCCCAGAGGCCCGTTTCCCCTACGACCTGCACGTCCGCAGTCAGTCCTTCCAAACGCAGGGGGAAGTCAATGGCTCTTACCACAATTAA